In a genomic window of Sardina pilchardus chromosome 20, fSarPil1.1, whole genome shotgun sequence:
- the tfb2m gene encoding dimethyladenosine transferase 2, mitochondrial — MASCGRCRAFVLIVRAICGQPWSRLAVAQSVVCHTRTIATSTRTYSREPISSVQWKTKSTSGRDERISPSSGLTQRNLSAVAASLKGQYRPHCKYDYLDLGDVDVNTAKAKGCTSPRWFLTNPELARLVADHISRDIEDEKSVILECDPGPGVLTKSLLNNGAQRVVALESAQTFLPDLHALENQLDGQLKVVNCNFKTDGLGRKSKEMEKLFTDLGISEMPWSADFPVKVVGILNTHYKEQNFALFKLVHSILERRSIFRYGRAELLVFISEKDYMRMMCKPGKAKQYQSFGVLWQIACDIELLHKEPWSSFVATKTPGQRIAKKPEIPNDHMCLVRMTPRKDLFSSIFTPNNSSTLVMMVKQLMARRTIRLLEKLDLWCPGKGSTLMGQVGLFEDVLTGQVYPHEYKQLFELMELAQESNKHWLYEEILESCRETN; from the exons ATGGCGTCTTGTGGCAGATGCAGAGCTTTCGTCCTGATTGTAAGGGCAATTTGTGGACAACCATGGAGCAGGCTCGCTGTGGCACAGTCAGTAGTGTGTCACACAAGGACAATAGCTACCTCCACAAGGACTTACTCACGGGAGCCGATCTCCTCGGTACAGTGGAAGACTAAGAGCACGTCCGGGAGAGACGAGCGGATCTCTCCGTCTTCGGGGCTTACACAGAGGAACCTGTCTGCCGTGGCCGCATCTCTGAAAGGGCAGTACCGGCCACACTGCAAATATGACTACCTGGACCTAGGCGACGTTGATGTTAACACAGCCAAAGCTAAGGGGTGTACATCGCCAAGATGGTTCTTAACGAATCCAGAGTTGGCTAGATTGGTGGCGGATCACATATCAAGAGATATAGAGGATGAGAAGTCTGTCATATTGGAATGTGATCCAG GTCCTGGCGTGCTGACAAAGTCACTGTTAAACAATGGAGCACAGAGGGTGGTTGCCTTGGAGAGTGCCCAGACCTTCCTGCCAGACCTGCAT GCTCTGGAGAACCAACTGGATGGTCAGCTGAAGGTGGTAAACTGTAACTTCAAGACGGACGGTTTGGGCAGAAAGAGCAAGGAGATGGAGAAGCTCTTCACTGACTTAGGCATCTCCGAGATGCCCTGGTCTGCAG aTTTTCCGGTGAAAGTGGTTGGCATTTTGAACACCCATTACAAGGAGCAGAATTTCGCACTCTTCAAGCTGGTGCACTCTATTTTAGAGAGGAGGTCCATCTTCCGCTACGGCCGCGCCGAGCTCCTCGTGTTCATTAGCGAGAAGGATTACATG AGAATGATGTGCAAGCCTGGAAAGGCTAAGCAATATCAGTCCTTTGGAGTGCTGTGGCAGATCGCCTGTGACATTGAGCTGCTGCATAAG GAACCTTGGTCCTCTTTCGTTGCAACAAAGACCCCTGGACAGAGAATAGCAAAGAAACCT GAAATACCCAACGACCACATGTGCCTGGTACGAATGACTCCTCGCAAGGATTTGTTCTCGTCGATCTTCACCCCCAATAACAGCAGCACATTAGTGATGATGGTGAAACAGTTGATGGCCAGGAGAACGATTCGGCTGCTGGAGAAACTGGA CTTGTGGTGCCCTGGCAAGGGGTCAACGCTGATGGGCCAAGTGGGACTGTTTGAAGACGTGCTGACGGGCCAGGTGTACCCCCACGAGTACAAGCAGCTGTTTGAGCTCATGGAGCTGGCCCAGGAGTCCAACAAGCACTGGCTGTATGAGGAGATTTTGGAAAGCTGCAGGGAGACCAACTga
- the sv2 gene encoding synaptic vesicle glycoprotein 2C: protein MGDTHADIVWEPLLTRNNDVSKLDSDEEDDVVFERSGRDATLGNTSVKLSYTEAIEEAGFGFFHGLLLVICGWANASDAVEILCVSFLLPTARCDLHLSSSDMGILMASLFLGMMIGGYTWGYLADRRGRQKVLVASLTVNGIFGSLASLASRFWLFLLLRFISGFGVGGSIPVIFSYFSEFQPRHRRGAMISALATFWMAGNILAAGLAWLVIPSTAVRFQLGGLDFQSWRLFMVLCAIPSLTSALVFKLAMPESPKFLIEAGRPAEALKVFRKMFVMNHRGSMKPFPMAGLLNSLEDKHESASPVSREVKSQNLPGCIRAGTDPIRQLFNGGLASRSTALTIIFYCISFGYYGLWMWFPELFKRTEAGGSPCANMSRTRTESNESCYPVKTAVYMEGFLTALANLPGNIFTILMMDTIGGKVLLSSSLLVSSLSVFFIWEVTTKTQSLIMCCVFSGVSVISWNALDVIGTELYPTQLRSSALGFFTGVGRVGAIMGNVVFGQLVDTNCAVPILSVSLLLLTSGLVALRLPRTKQAELT from the coding sequence ATGGGAGATACACATGCTGATATCGTCTGGGAGCCGCTTTTAACAAGAAATAACGACGTATCTAAACTTGACTCAGACGAAGAGGATGACGTTGTGTTTGAGAGAAGTGGTCGCGATGCAACTCTTGGCAATACTTCAGTAAAACTCTCTTACACAGAGGCGATTGAAGAAGCGGGTTTTGGTTTTTTTCATGGCCTTCTGCTTGTGATATGCGGCTGGGCAAACGCTAGTGATGCAGtagaaatactgtgtgtgtcatttttacTGCCCACAGCTCGATGCGATCTTCACCTGAGCTCCTCTGACATGGGTATACTGATGGCAAGCCTTTTTCTTGGTATGATGATTGGAGGTTATACATGGGGCTACCTTGCTGACAGAAGGGGACGCCAGAAAGTCCTTGTAGCCTCTCTGACGGTTAACGGTATTTTTGGTTCTCTTGCCAGTTTGGCGTCGAGATTTTGGCTTTTTCTGCTGTTGCGGTTCATCAGTGGTTTTGGGGTGGGTGGGTCGATCCCAGTcattttctcctacttctcggAGTTTCAGCCGCGACACAGAAGAGGAGCAATGATCAGCGCCTTGGCCACCTTCTGGATGGCAGGAAACATACTTGCTGCAGGTCTGGCTTGGTTGGTCATACCAAGCACAGCGGTCAGGTTTCAGCTGGGAGGGCTAGACTTTCAGAGTTGGAGGCTCTTTATGGTGCTCTGCGCCATTCCAAGTCTTACATCTGCACTGGTGTTCAAGCTCGCCATGCCAGAGAGCCCCAAGTTCCTCATCGAGGCTGGGCGTCCTGCAGAGGCATTAAAGGTGTTCAGGAAGATGTTTGTGATGAATCACAGAGGCAGTATGAAGCCATTCCCGATGGCTGGCTTACTTAACAGTCTAGAGGACAAGCATGAAAGTGCTTCACCAGTCAGCAGAGAAGTGAAGTCTCAGAATCTTCCTGGCTGCATCAGAGCAGGGACAGACCCCATACGGCAACTTTTCAATGGAGGCCTAGCATCGCGGAGCACGGCTCTCACGATTATATTCTACTGCATCTCGTTTGGGTACTATGGGCTGTGGATGTGGTTCCCTGAACTGTTTAAGCGAACGGAAGCTGGAGGATCCCCATGTGCCAACATGTCCCGCACCCGCACCGAAAGCAACGAGAGCTGCTACCCTGTCAAAACTGCTGTGTACATGGAGGGTTTCCTCACTGCACTCGCCAACCTGCCAGGCAACATCTTCACCATCTTAATGATGGACACTATCGGCGGAAAAGTTCTCCTCTCCTCGAGTTTGCTGGTGTCAAGTCTCAGCGTGTTCTTCATCTGGGAGGTGACCACTAAAACCCAGAGCCTGATCATGTGCTGTGTCTTCAGTGGCGTGTCAGTCATATCCTGGAACGCTCTGGATGTCATTGGCACTGAACTTTACCCGACACAGTTACGGTCATCTGCCCTGGGCTTCTTCACCGGCGTGGGCAGGGTAGGGGccatcatgggtaatgtagttttTGGACAGCTAGTTGACACCAACTGTGCCGTGCCCATCCTTAGTGTGTCGCTATTGCTGCTGACCAGTGGACTCGTGGCCCTGCGCCTACCAAGAACTAAACAAGCAGAactcacctga